A window of Podarcis muralis chromosome 10, rPodMur119.hap1.1, whole genome shotgun sequence genomic DNA:
GCTTCACAAAGATGTGGAAGACGTAAAGTTTGTGATAAACTACGACTATCCAAACAGCTCGGAGGATTATGTGCACAGAATCGGCCGTACTGCCCGTAGCACCAACAAAGGCACTGCCTATACATTCTTCACACCAGGGAATTTGAAGCAGGCTAGAGAGCTAATAAAAGTCCTAGAGGAAGCCAATCAGGCTATCAATCCTAAACTGATGCAGCTTGTGGACCAtagaggtggtggaggaggaggaggtaagaAGCTTCTTTCtacatgtgttttgtttttttgcagtttcCATATTGGTTGCCTTTAGCTTGCCAGCTACATTTAATAGAATGCTATCAAGCACTGTACCCAGTGCCTTGTCTATTACCCTGTGCCTGGCATTACACTGCTGTGCTAGCTCTGACCTCCCAATATGTGGTTATCTGCAAAGAGCCGCTGTGCATGAGCAACCAATTGCCTCATAGGGCTTTCCTGGCAGACAACCACACTCAATGCACGGTTAGTGTGAGGCGAGCGGGAAAGTGTGGCCCTGCCATGGCATTGCCCCTACATGCAAATGCAAAAAACTCATGCATAAGGTTAAGTGTATAGTGTAAGCTCAGttgatctagagcaggggtcagcaacccttttcagctgtgggccggtccaccgtccctcagaccatgtggtgggccggactatttttttggggggggatgaacaaattcctatgccccacaaataacccagagatgcattttaaataaaaggacacattctactcatgtaaaaacacgctgattcccggaccgtccgtgggccggattgagaaggcaattgggccacatccggcccatgggccttaggctgcctacccctgatctagagggcaTTTAAGTGAGCTTGACACCATATTCATTCATCTGTACCATCAGGCGGCCGCTCTCGTTACCGTACCAGCAACACCTCCAACAATCCCAATCTGATGTATCAGGAGGAGTGTGAACGGCGGCTCCGGGGTGTTAAAGATGGCCGGAGAGACTCGGGCAGCTTCCGAGACCGTGAACGCGGCGAGAGCTTTGCAAACGGAGCCAACAAGGCCTACGGTGGTGCATATGGAAGTGCAAATTCTGCGTTTGGGTCGCAGCAGGGCCAGTATGGCTATGCCCAGGGAGCCTATGGAGCTGCTGCTTACGGTGCGAGTGGCTATGGGGCAGAATATGGTGCCGCCGGCTATGCCGGAGCAAATGCTGCCAATGCCGGGAGAAACTCGCAGAGCACAGGCCAGCAGCAGTATGCAGGAATGGGCCGTTCCGGCCAGCAGCCTCAGCCTCTCATGTCGCAACAGTTTCCTCAGCCTCCAGGCACTAACGTGATGGGCTATATGGGACAGACTGCCAACTACCAGTAtccaccacctccaccaccccctccccctgcacgCAAGTGAGACCATTTGGTTTATAGGTGACCAGTCAAGACTTGCAAATAagaaccttttcttctcccctttcCCTCACCACCCCTCCACCCCTGCCATCCCCATTGTGGTGTTTTCCCCTAATGCAGGTTAGATGTAGAGTTCACTATCGGATACTGTCCATAAACATTGGCCCCGGTCTAcattttcaattttgtttttaaaattagagTTGACTGGAAAACTAACTTCTCTTTACATGTTTTGGCCTTGCATGTTAAGAAacctgaaatgattttttttctcaccccccccctcaaaaaaaacaccTACAAGGCAGATATGTCCCAGCCCAGTTGTCATTGTGTCTGAGGCTTGTGTATGAAAACTTGCTGCAGAGAGGAGCAACTTATCCATCACATAGACCACAAGAAAGATGTTGTGTAATATTCCTTAACAGAATATTTGAGATGGTGTAATTTTTGCTTATTAAAATTGAGACTTTCCACAAGGACAGTTGAACCTGAGTCCTTGAATTTGACATAGGTGGATTTTGAAAATATAATAATTGTTTTGACTCATCTTACAGTTGTTCCAAACCTCCACTTTACagatagaaaaaaacaaaaacatttaatttTGGCTAGCATTTTTGCAGCACTTGGATGTCTTATCAGCCCTTTGCATAAGGGATTTAAAGAGTGTTAGAAAAAGAGTTTTCTTTTCTGTACTTCTCCCCTGTTTTCATAACTAAATCATTTCATTCTTAAAAATTAATTGGATTTCTCTGTGGTACTCAAATTACTACCAGCTAGATATTtcacccaataataataaaaccttatGCCTCCCCACCTCAAGTTCCAAATTGCACTTCAGCAGAAAATACTGAGGGAAATTAAGCAGTCACCATTTACTTGGTGTATATGTCCTTAATATAACATCTCTTATTGGGCAGATTTCAGGATCCCACTGTGCTGTGTAAAATGGTTCAGTTTTTCTGTTTCAAATTTTGAAGATTTACTTTAGGCCAAATGGAATCTAACCCCCTCTttagtggggaggaggaagagacggCTAGTAAGTCTTGGAGCTGCATTCACATCCTGATCTGAATAGGGCTTTCCTTGGCTTTTTGAGTGAGTTTCTTCAACTGTCTTTTACACTCAGCTTTTACAGGTAGGTAGCATTCTAGGAAATTTTAGGAAAGGATGGAACTTTAGTAAACCGTTCCATTCAATCTTgttgatttcccccccaggctGAGCAAGGTTGTAGGTTAGTGAGTGGGGAGAGTGGGATAGAATTCTTCAAGTACTAAGGCTTATGTCCTGTGACTATTAGCAGAAGGGTTGACAAGTAGTTGGCTTTTTTAGTGCATCACCGGCTATGTTTGGACAACATGGCAGGAGATCACTTGTGTACTGTACTGATTGAGAGGCATAATGTATGTGCTACAGTGTTTTCTGTTTTGGGAAATGCATAGTTCAAATAAGTACAACAGCCCAGTTACTTTATTGCAATGTGGGGctcgtttatttttttaaaaggggccgTTACATTTGTATTCCTCAGTAGAGAGCAGCCCGGGGATCGATAAAAAATTGTGTGTCTGCACGCAACATACAGGTAGGTTGTTGGCACAGACTGTGAGAGGGAAATTTGCCAGTTCAAATAGCTCTTGCTTCGTTTGACTTCTGTAATTGTATACTGGAGAAATGAGAAGTCTAGTAGTAATCTTCAAGGCTAAAAAGATCAGAAATGAACGTTCATTTTAGAAACGTATCATGGAATATCTTGTTAGCTCATGCAGAATATTAACAACCATTGAACGCTCTGGTATGTTCTGGCCATGTCCCACTTGGTGCTGCTTGGTTCCACTTACCAGCTAAAGAGCCCCCTTGACAAAGCGGTGGTGTCCATTGTTTCTCCAGGAAACGTCTGTCGAAATGCCAGTCCAGCATCTTCCCTTCCAAATAAATTACTGTGTGGGCTTTAAGTTGAAAGATTTAAACTCTAAAGTTTAGAGGCTTTTTGGGTCGGATCAGTGCTCTGTTTCAACCCTTACTGGTATTTGAACACATTCCTGTTGTATTAACAAAGACTTGAATGGAAGGATTCATAGCTCTGTGGTATTCAGGCACAGCATACTAAAAAGCTATGTTACTATTAGTTTGTAAATTGTCCTTTTGATACcatcttgttttcttttgtagGTATGAATAAAAATACTTGTCAATAAAGATTGAACTCTCTCTCATTTAAAAGGTAGAACCTCATATGCGCTTTTCCCAGTAAGAAATATCTAATTTCTCTATACAACAGGTATAGGAATGAACATTTTAATGTCTATATTAGGCAGCATTGGATTTGTAGCTGATTGACTggctgaacccaaagggtgctcactaatggttcctcagtgttataacaataataataataataataaattttatttataccccgccctccccagccgaagctgggctcagggcggctaacaacaatcaaaataatccaacattctaaaaacctttcattataaaaattaattaaaataaaattgatggcaaccattaagcaaaattctgtgcagattgccagaggagggggtcaggctgcgccctgaccaaaggcctggtggaacagctctgtcttacaggccctgcggaaagatgtcaggtcccgcagggccctagtttcttgtgacagagcgttccaccagattggagccgcggctgagaaagccctggctctagttgaggccagcctaacgtctctgtggcctgggatcttcaggatgtttttatttgcagaccgtaagttcttctgtgggacataccaggagaggcggtcctgtaggtatgagggtcctaggccgtatagggctttaaaggttaaaaccaccttaaacctgatcctgtactccaccgggagccagtgcagctggtatagtaccggatgaatgtgatctcgcagcgaagaccccataaggagtcttgccgcggcattctgcacccgctggagtttctgggtcagtctcaagggcagccccacgtagtgGAAAaaacaagtggggtgccacagggttctctcCTGGGTCCACATTGTTGCTCAAGGTCTTTATAACTGACCTGGAtggaccaaactgggaggggcagcTAATGCTACTGAAGACAAAATTTGGATTCAAGATGAtcgtaacagattggagaactgggcccaaactaacaaaatgaatttcaagagGGACaaataaggttctgcacttaggcaggaagaacaagCTGCACAAATAGAAGATGGGGGACACCCGGCTTACTAGGCCATGTGAAAAAGGTCttgggggtcttagtggaccataAGCTTGACAtgggtcaacagtgtgatgcagcagccaaaaagtatagtgttcagatcaagggaagtaatagttccactctactttgccttggtcagaccccacctggagtactgtgtccagctcTGGGTGCCACAATGTAAAAGGGTTGTTGACAAGCtgaatgtgcagaggagggtattcaagattatcaagggtctggaagcaaaGCCTTACGAGGAATGGTTAAGTAagttgggaatgtttagcctggaaaagagatttGATAGTCATATTTGAGAGAGAAATAGAGATAATTGTGAGAAAAGTATACCAAAAGATACTTCACACTATTTTATTCGTTATAGTTCAAACACCAACAAACATCCCCATACAAAAGAAAACGTAGATACTGTTCCAACACTAAATTAGAAAGTGTTAAGCCTAAAGTGTTAGCCACCTGGACCTCAAATCTCTCAGGCACAGTCTGCTAGTCACAGTGTAGAGAAGCAGGTAAGTTCTCTGAATGTGAGCTGAGCCATAGGGGGGAAAAGTGGAAGAGGACATCCTCCAGTCCTGGAGCAGGGTCTTCAGGAACTTGCTTCGCTTGTGCGTGTCTTCAGATAGGCATTGGGAGGCTCAGCTTCTTGCCTTTTAATACTAAATGGGGAAAAGGAATTAAGACTTAAACTGTTTGTTCTGACAGAAAGGAATGCCACCTTGCCTCTACCAAATGCATTCATGCTGCCATTTTTAGTGGTGCTATTAGCTCGCGAATTGCAAAACCCCCCAACATAGCAATAAGCGTTTTGTAGGCAACCCCTTTAGGATGAGAAGATTCCATAAACTCTTGTCACCTGTGTACAAATCtttgttaacaatagcaacaagaaACCCTGCACATGTTACGGTCACAGTGCCTTAGAATTTCAGAACACGGGATGTAGTTAATAACAGGCTGAAAGATAATTAAAATAGTCCTATGCTAAAATACTCAATAATTTGTGGAGTGTTTTGCATAGTTTCCAGTATTTGTAATCTGAGATGACTCCCCACCCTCAAGAGGCTTCCTCGCACTGCTTTAACGTGCAGAGCACGCTACTCATATAGCAATGTAGAAATTGTCTTATAGGCTTGGTAGCTTCTGAGTTGGGTTTAAGTGTTTAATATttcatgtaatttatttatttaaaagcattgatCAACCACTCAACGTTCTGAAAATCTCTTGAGCagtatacaatataaaaatagtaTTTTAGAAAAATAACTCAAGACACAGAAAGCAGAATAAAAGCATTCAGAGTCTTCAAGCACATAAAATGGCCCTCTCTTATGGGTCAGGGAGGAAGTATTTACAAGATTTTGGAAAGTAGCCGGTGGCTGCCGCTTTACAAATGGCATATACTGCTGCTTAATTCTGAGATTTTTTTTACTGCTGGGGGCCCTCCCATTGGAGAATGTGCAAAGCTACATTTTTGAATGCCAATTTTCAGATCACTGTCCCATGATACTCTGCAAGCAGCAATACCGCAATCAGAATTTTCCTATATGACCTAAGTGCTCTTGCCCATCTGTACAGGACCAGGTGGTCTTTCAGACGACCGCTGTTAAATGTTCTGGGTGGAAAAGAAACAAAGCCAACAGGTTCtgtggaaaggggtgtgtggggagagCAGAGCTATAGCTGACCTGCCTGATCTCTGCCACAATTGTGGTCAGTTTCAGCCACTGACTAGCCAACATTCTGTGACCCTTACCTTTCGTGACATACAGGTAAAAAAAGTCGCAGTAGAAGATGGTCTGTACTACTCCAGACACCACAGCAATTTGATCGTAGAAGTTCTCTGTGTGGTAGCGCCAGATCCAGTTTGCAAGGTAGAGAGCGCGATAGAGGCCCAAGAAGAAAAGGTAGTGTGTCGTGATAGTTTCAGCTTCACCTGTTTTGCTAATCATGAAAAGTTGTGGAAGGATAGCCACTGATTCCAGGTAAATTGAGAAAGTCCAGAGAATCTTGAGGGAAGAATAAAGGGAAGTCCACGTTAAATGTTAGTAATACATGAATTAGTCCAGAGAAAAACAtgacagttttattttgggcCACCTTTACCTTTCATCATTGGGCAAAAGAAAGTTCAGTTCCAGACACCAAAGGTTCAAGGAAACTTGATGCAATTACTACCTTCTTCCACTTAATATGAATGGCTTTCTTACCTCTAATGGGGTGAAACTGTGGTTTTCTAAAAATGACAGGCCTGTAACTGGAACTAAAAGGAATTCGAGGCGGAAAGAGTCATTCTCACTATCAAAGGTTTTCCGGAATTTCCCATAGATCAGGTACACTGTAAAGTAGGCACAACTTAAGAAAACAACCTGCAGAGGAATACAAAAATCAACTTACTTTCTCATAGTGCAAATCTTTTGAGGATTGGTCTGCTCAAACTTTTAGATTCTGCTAGAATCCACTAACCTAAGTGTTTGCTGGCTGTTCTTTGGCTGATTGCAGACAAGATTCAATTTGTTGTCATTACCTTATATTTCGCCTAAGGTACTCTGGTTTGGCACCTTTAATGCACTCTTAAGATGATACTGCGTGTATTTTTTATgcatgtacacatacacacacataggaAGCCCATTAACTACATCTCTTGTTCTTCCCTAGCCACCCTTGCTTAACCTACTGTAAGAGTGGCTTTACAAGCCTCAGAATTGGTGCACCTTGTTCCAATCAGACTCACTGGGTCATTACCACTCTGCTCTAGATTAAGCAATGGGGGAACAGGGAAGAGGCTGGGTTGCACTGCACATATTTAAAATGTCATCTTTCTCTGACACAGTCTGCTTTCTCTCCCCAGTACAACAAAAACCTAGTGTGCACTGGCACTATTCTATTAGAGCCCTGAGCACTGTAGCTCTGCGTTTGTAAACAAGTTCATTGTGGCTTTGGGATGGGAATGGACTGCCTTGTTCAATCTCAATGAAGCAAGATGCCGAGTGattgtatcactttatttctttatacagtggtacctcgggttacatacacttcaggttacatacgcttcaggttacagactctgctaacccagaaatattacctcaggttaagaactttgcttcaggataagaacagaaatcatgctccggcggcgcggcagcagcaggaggccccattagctaaagtggtgctttaggttaagaacagtcctccagaacgaattaagttcttaacctgaggtaccactgtaattgaaattCTTTCAGTAATATGTTAATAGAAAACCCTCTACCTCTGTGATTGAAATTCTTTCAGTAAAATGTTAATAGAAAACCCTCTACCTCCACTGAAAATGgcccttttttaaaagttataaaTCAGGGTCTGAACATACCAGAATTGTTCCTATCTCAGACTGACTAGATGGAGGGCACTTGAACTCTTGCCCTTACCTTCATGACAGTATTATAGATGGAGATGAAGTTCGTGACCAGGTCAAGGTAACGGCTTGTGAAGACAAGTGCAAAAAGGATCTGGCTCTTTCCTGAGATACCTGCAGGCCAAAAAAGGAAATTAAATGAGCAGATGATGAAGGAAAATAAACAAGCCGGGAGAAGTGCCTGGGCCTTTGGCACTGGCATAATAAACAAGCAAAGTCCTTAGTTGGGTAAGGAAGGTAGCAACTAGCACCACAAGCCACAAACTTCAGAGCTCCCCACAGAGGCGGACTTGAATCCTCTGGCAGCACAAACACAGTCTGGAGAGGATCACCCTTCTGCCAAGTGAAGAGGCACAGTCGGAGAATGAAAGGGTGCTGTTTCAGCTTCAACACTCAAGTCAGCTCCACTGCCAAGTGAACTGGAGAACCTGTGGATGTCTTCCCAGGATCCAGGGTGGGAAGAAAGATAACCCACGCACCATCATTGTATTGATGCCCAACACAGAAAATCAGCATAAACAcagtggtttgttaaggatgttaACAATTATAGgggtagactacagttcccaggattctttgggggaggccatgtgctttaaatgtgtggtgtgaatgtgagcAGTGTTGCCTCTCTCTTCTGAAAGACAAGTTGacctacaaaacaaaaaaaattccttccagtagcaccttaaagaccaactaacttagttggtctttaaggtgctactggaaggaattttgttttgttttgactatggcagaccaacacggctacctatctgtaagttGACCTACAGTATACTGTCTGGAAATTTCAGGCAAATATTACAAAGTGAGTGTAGAAAATAAATGGTAATGGAAGAAAACAAGGGGGTGTAGGGGGGCAGTGCAGGAGAAAGGTAATTGATCCCCAGGTGGCAGCAGTTTTTGCTCATGGAAACACAAAAAGATCCTTATGgcactaacagatttattgtacAGCTGGAGGCCACAAGAAGCCTGTTAGCgtttaagatgccacaagcctCTTTTTTCTGTAagagactaacatggctaccATCTGGATTTTGTTTGTAGGTTTTTTCCTACGATACTCCCTTCCGTAGAGCTCAAAGAAAGGTAGCgaagtgggagggggggggagcaggtaggAAAGTGAAGAAGCCAGAGCAAGATTCACAGACTGCTGCTACTAACCCTCTCAGCCCTAGCGCTGCTAGTGAAcacgctattattattattattatttattaaatttatataccaccctttagcCAAAGATCCTCGGGCAGTGTATgacattaagaacataatttgCGCAGTACAATAAAAACCACAATGCACAGCATAAtgataaaataatcataacaacAGTCCCCTCCCACACCTTTAACAAGCCATAGATTACttaatggtcaaaggtctggataaagaggaatgttttctggGCATCTCTCAAGATTCTGGAGTAGCAGCAGAGTTAAGATGCCGACAGaggcaagcaattttatcctcaaaatgcttggCAAACAAGTCGCAGTGAGCTACCATAGGTTCTACCACCTCTTTGGGGCCAGTCTGCAAAAGGCCCCACAGTAAGTAGAAAAGCTGTGCCAGATAGCATAGTGAGGTTGAAGTGGAGGTAGCAAGTATGTCTTCTTTCCTGCCTTCTCTGCCACTGAGTAAGCTAAAAAAATGCACACTCACCAGGGTTCAGTTGTATTTGTCTGGCGTTTCCCTCCACTTGTGTTCAAGTCATCTCCCAGATTGCTTCTTTGCCCTATTTTCAGTAGTATACCACAGAGCCAAATAGGCTCCACGAAGCACTTGGGAGCAATTGTGTCAATGGCCCAAGCCATCCAGATATTTAACAGGAGCGCCAGTCataacagccacacacacacacacacacacacacacacacacacacacacacaggccataTGGAAACCACTTGGATCCATCAACCTCTGAGGGCAGACCATCCTTAAAGGTCTCCCACTTCTGCAAAGGGAgaaaggtgctgaaagcctaaaGCTCAACAAGAAGTcctctgaccatgacaagggactgatgtcaatatCCCATGctttcagatcaccctcttccCACCCAGCCAAAAAGACAAATATTGAATGGTGTGCAATTGTAAGTGCTTGGTTTTTCCATGTTACACACGTGGCATGTCACTTGAGGTAGGGGTGTTTGTAATTCAGGCCAGCATggctcttctcttctccccccccccccccccaattattattattattatttattcaaactGCTCCCATCAATGTATCTTGCCAAACTAAGAGACCATTCTCAATCCTTGCTCAGTCATTTTGCTGCCCTCAACACTTCCCATACTGATCGACCTTGAACAGTTCAAATGGCAATATTCACTGGGCCAGCCTCTTCTGTGTTGAGAATGCAACAAGTTCCCAAATGCAGAGAAACGAGATTAAACAGATTGGAAGATCAAAGCTAGAAAAGTAGATTAGGGAGTCATCGTTGGTTTACAGGTTGGTGGCATTATCAAAGTAGAGCTGCGTATAAATGCCCCAATACCATCATGAACACAAATCAGCATGAATATCCAACGAAAAGGATGCCGGCTTAAAGGGTCCTAAGGTAAGGTGGACTTTAGTGGAAAAATGGCTGCCCATCCCTGATTTCAGGTGTTGAAGATTCTTCATTGTTTTTTGCAACACAAAAAAGCGGCCtataattcttttcttttcttgaataGTTTAAcatctcaaaataaacattttgcacAATATCATAtaatcaatgacttccctccttccccttccatggttcattttagttGTCtatcattcctgcatattttactataaccattttAAGTCAGTTCTCCCACCTTACATCACTCAAATATtaaactgttgaatttatcttaaagctgccagcgttttcaacaCTGCACAGTTAATTCCCCTCTACTCAACAAAAGTTTTCCACTCCTCTATCATCATTTCTTTCGAGGCAGTaaaatgaaaaagtaaaattATGCTGTTTATTGGATAAATGTTGTGGGCAGTTGCAAACATTTAAGAGTCATAGGCATCTTCAGGTGAAAGAGACC
This region includes:
- the KDELR3 gene encoding ER lumen protein-retaining receptor 3, which produces MNIFRILGDVSHLLAMIMLLGKIWRSKSCAGISGKSQILFALVFTSRYLDLVTNFISIYNTVMKVVFLSCAYFTVYLIYGKFRKTFDSENDSFRLEFLLVPVTGLSFLENHSFTPLEILWTFSIYLESVAILPQLFMISKTGEAETITTHYLFFLGLYRALYLANWIWRYHTENFYDQIAVVSGVVQTIFYCDFFYLYVTKVLKGKKLSLPMPI